A single region of the Lotus japonicus ecotype B-129 chromosome 4, LjGifu_v1.2 genome encodes:
- the LOC130712198 gene encoding uncharacterized protein LOC130712198, producing METTLLPLSNVRSLSPNLGCTNLTARGDKIQASVSKEEGPYVDIEVGCVYKIAQFRVIPNNRPVRFTNSTFRLIFHAGTTIFGHGDPSIPREAWSFYDTAEIEICRGTFSHLIDFIGLLSAVSPVRRLVTHGRISKMINMEMIDPVGRVRCVLLGELVELLMLHLCSNWVNRPIVIFEYFLAKYIRGDKLNIFFENLKSELCFQIVLQKMVYNFNKICNICSSLYYFSCMQGGSSSKMFLIFPRYTSILVLRLLHYFVAGSDLNSISHKSEALCIKSNPSNAFAFTMFSMNSGKASEVLKLYKL from the exons ATGGAAACCACACTGCTTCCTTTGTCTAATGTTAGAAGTCTTTCACCAAATTTAGGATGTACCAACTTGACTGCTAGA GGAGACAAAATTCAAGCTTCAGTATCTAAGGAAGAAGGGCCATATGTTGATATTGAAGTTGGTTGTGTGTATAAGATAGCACAGTTTCGGGTGATTCCAAACAATCGCCCTGTTCGTTTTACCAACTCGACTTTTAGGCTTATCTTTCATGCTGGAACTACTATTTTCGGACATGGAGATCCTTCCATACCTCGTGAGGCATGGTCTTTTTATGACACAGCTGAAATAGAAATATGCAGGGGAACTTTCTCTCATTTGATAg ATTTTATTGGGTTGCTGTCTGCTGTTTCACCTGTTAGACGTTTGGTTACCCATGGAAGGATTAGCAAAATGATAAACATGGAAATGATAGATCCAGT TGGTAGGGTTCGCTGTGTCCTACTTGGTGAACTGGTTGAGCTGCTGATGTTGCATCTCTGTTCTAATTGGGTTAATCGTCCAATTGTTATCTTTGAGTATTTTCTTGCTAAATATATTAGAGGTGACAAACTGAACATTTTTTTTGAGAATCTGAAATCTGAGTTATGTTTTCAgatagttttacaaaaaatggtttataattttaataaaatatgtaATATATGTAGTTCTTTGTATTACTTCTCTTGTATGCAGGGGGGGTCATCATCCAAAATGTTCCTCATTTTTCCAAGATATACATCAATACTGGTTTTGAGGCTGCTTCATTATTTTGTCGCAG gctctgacctcaactcaatctcacacaaatcagaagcactgtgtataaagagcaacccaagcaacgctttcgcattcaccatgttcagtatgaacagtggaaaagcttcagaagttctgaagttatacaaactctga
- the LOC130715211 gene encoding uncharacterized protein LOC130715211 — MKESFVTLMSQGEKFEGGVLKVEPIVESIVEGGVYQLSNFLIIHNTGAQRFTSHGYRLILDSRSSIVPAEDDRIPAHGWSFFHIENVMIVGDKFGYLVDVIGVLSAASKGKLLIKNNRVYKMMVIELFDLSGKCNCVVIGDAVDKTAEYLSLDWLNRPIIGLRYVDVRKVDGKTVINCIPNFSKIYINHNYEEDWVIGDRFAGVKCAVPVDCIARSDSIGDIKHDMLNSHAKTCIAELLNIEERGVAVVKACINAFINDCPWFYNSCWCHMEVEVDNDVFRCNRCFRDIAKTIRRYRIKLEVFDGYDNTIFMLNDSQVNQIVGIQCEELLSLTQDQPLGRYPIQLVETMLSKEFLFKVVTGGGTTYYGEKVFEVIRICEDVGVISLFNLGGSLVTPLKAKFTPPFTKLEDISDGALRKHTEGPMVEGSIQDADVSNVGALHLSSYGSGSSHTSINQVILNRPIKRKLFQEFEDSAEECDQLLQPVQERVRFKMFRKHQFYSRGECSKTNCAESDVKSGDQVSEDFDDEDSKNCDVNLKEEEIDMNLKSGFSVVAEPVNKVCDDCEIPTMLNVGEGLQSLGKNLRHIEIVDLTLLDDEGEDICVEDVCMKECIDLSESEMSDNFVILVEEEHEDGECIEVVYLSD; from the exons ATGAAGGAGTCATTCGTGACATTGATGAGTCAA GGTGAAAAGTTTGAAGGTGGTGTGTTAAAAGTGGAACCTATTGTGGAAAGTATTGTAGAGGGTGGAGTTTATCAGTTATCGAACTTCCTTATTATTCACAATACTGGTGCACAACGTTTTACAAGTCATGGATACAGGCTGATTTTGGATAGTAGAAGCTCAATCGTTCCAGCTGAAGATGATCGAATTCCTGCGCATGGGTGGTCTTTCTTTCACATTGAGAATGTGATGATAGTTGGAGATAAATTTGGTTATTTAGTGG ATGTCATTGGAGTGCTATCAGCTGCATCAAAGGGGaaacttttgattaaaaataacaGAGTTTACAAGATGATGGTTATTGAGTTATTTGATTTAAG TGGCAAGTGTAATTGTGTGGTGATTGGGGATGCTGTTGATAAGACTGCTGAATACTTGAGTTTGGATTGGTTAAATAGGCCTATTATTGGTTTGCGGTATGTTGATGTAAGAAAGGTTGATG GAAAAACTGTGATTAATTGTATCCCTAATTTCTCTAAGATTTACATCAATCATAATTACGAAGAAGATTGGGTAATTGGTGATAG aTTTGCTGGTGTTAAATGCGCCGTTCCGGTTGATTGTATTGCAAGATCCGATTCTATTGGGGATATTAAACATGACATGCTTAATTCTCATGCAAAGACATGTATTGCTGAATTATTAAACATTGAAGAG CGAGGTGTTGCAGTTGTTAAAGCTTGTATTAATGCCTTTATCAATGACTGTCCATGGTTCTATAATTCTTGTTGGTGTCACATGGAAGTTGAAGTTGATAATGATGTTTTTAGATGTAACCGTTGCTTTCGAGATATTGCTAAAACAATTcgcag ATATCGGATTAAGCTGGAGGTTTTTGATGGCTATGATAACACAATATTTATGCTTAATGATTCTCAAGTAAATCAAATTGTGGGAATCCAATGTGAAGAATTGCTTAGTTTGACTCAG GATCAACCACTTGGTAGGTATCCGATTCAACTTGTGGAAACAATGCTTAGCAAAgaatttcttttcaaagttgtcaCTGGTGGTGGTACTACCTATTATGGTGAAAAGGTGTTCGAGGTCATTAGGATTTGTGAAGATGTTGGTGTCATATCTTTGTTCAATTTAGGTGGTTCACTTGTCACACCCTTGAAG GCTAAGTTCACCCCGCCTTTTACGAAGCTTGAGGACATTTCTGATGGTGCTCTTAGAAAACACACAGAGGGACCAATGGTGGAGGGAAGCATACAAGATGCTGATGTTAGTAATGTTGGGGCATTGCATTTGTCAAGTTATGGTTCTGGTTCCAGTCATACATCCATTAATCAAGTTATTCTTAATCGACCAATCAAAAGGAAATTGTTTCAAGAATTTGAAGATTCAGCTGAAGAATGTGATCAGCTACTTCAACCTGTTCAAGAGCGTGTGCGCTTTAAAATGTTCCGGAAGCATCAATTTTATTCGAGAGGAGAATGTAGTAAAACTAATTGTGCTGAGTCTGATGTTAAAAGTGGTGATCAAGTATCTGAAgattttgatgatgaagattctaaGAATTGCGATGTTAATTTAAAGGAAGAGGAAATAGACATGAATTTGAAGTCTGGTTTTTCTGTTGTTGCTGAACCTGTTAACAAAGTTTGTGATGACTGTGAAATTCCAACAATGCTGAATGTTGGTGAAGGTTTGCAAAGTTTAGGTAAGAACTTGAGGCATATTGAAATTGTTGATTTGACGCTCTTGGATGATGAAGGGGAAGATATCTGTGTAGAAGATGTTTGTATGAAGGAATGCATTGATCTTTCTGAGTCAGAAATGAGTGATAACTTTGTTATTTTAGTTGAAGAGGAGCATGAAGATGGGGAGTGCATTGAGGTTGTTTATTTGTCTGACTAA